The Pseudomonas sp. MPC6 nucleotide sequence GAAGGAACCCCGCCAACGCGCAGATCCCAAAAAGCGTGTTTCATAAAAAGGGCGTGAATTCTAACGAAAAAACCCGCGACAAGCGCGGGTTTCTTCGAAACAGGTCAACAACCTTACATGCGCTGCAGATCGCGCTGGGCCAGTTGAGCGGCGGAAGTGCCCGGATATTGGGACACAACCTGTTGCAGAATGCCTTTGACCTTGTCGGGATGACCAAGGCGACGTTCTACATCAGCGAGCTTGTACAGCGAATCTGGCACTTTGTTGTGCTTTGGATACAACTGCGAAACCTTGGCAAAGGCCTGGCCTGCGCCTTGCAGATCACCTTTGGCCAGGTTCACTTCGCCCAACCAGTACTGGGCGTTGCCCGCGTATTGGCTGTTCGGGTATTTACGCAGGAATGCGGCAAAAGCCTGGCTGGCCTTGTCGAAATCCTTGGCCTTGATCAGGTCGAAGGCTGCATCGTAGTACAGTTTTTCCTTCGCCGGATCCGCCGGTTCGCTGCCCGCGGCAGGCGCTTGAGCAGCAGCTCCCGCACCTGCGCCGGCTGCCGCACCGGGGGCGTTCAAATCGCCACCGGTGGAAGAATTATCAGGAGTCGCGGCTGGTGCAACGCCGGATCCTATGCGCCGATCAAGGTCCTGGTATCGCTCCAGGCTTTCTTGCTTCATGCGCGCTACATCATTTTGCAGAACTTCGATGATGCCTTGTTGGCGCGAGATCTGCTCCTGCATCGATTGCAGTTGGTTGAACAGCTCGCCCTGTGCCGAGACAGGGGCCGAAACCCCTCCCCCGGCATAGGCGCCGTTCGTACCGTAACCTGCAGGCGGATAACTGCTCCCGCTATTGTTATAGCCGGAGTTGTCCTCGACCACAGGAACCGCAGCCCACACCACAAGGGGTGCGAGGCTGAGAGCCAAAACAGTTACAGCACGACGGCACGTTCGCATGACGAATTACTTACGCAGTTCGACGCGACGGTTTTGAGCCCAGGACTGCTCGTCGTTGCCGGTAGCAACTGGACGCTCTTCGCCGTAGGAAACCAGTTCCAGCTGAGCTGGGGAAACGCCTTGCAGTACCAGGTAACGCTGAACGGCTTTCGCACGACGCTCGCCCAGTGCCATGTTGTACTCACGAGTACCACGTTCGTCGGTGTTGCCTTCCAGAACAACGCGAGCGCCGTTTGCTTTCAGGTCCTTGGCGTGAACGTCCAGAGCGCGCATGGCTTCTGGCTTCAGGTCCGAACTGTCGTATTCGAAGTAGAAAGTGGTGATGGCGCGCAGAGCAGCTTCTTCGCTCAGGGAACCATCAACGGCACCGGTGTTTGCGCCGTAACCAGCGTTTGGATCAACAGCCACTGCGCCTTCACCGGCATTGTCGCCGCCTTTGGACGAGCAACCAACGGCTACGGACAAAGCCAGAGCCAGAGCAGCAAACTTACCAAACTTCAGCATTTCCATCGTGAAACTCCTAATGAACCCCAATGTGTTAAGTACAACGTGTAGCGCCGCGTCAGTTCAGGTAAGGGGACCAGGACGGTTCTCTGACTTCGCCTTGTGCGGTAGGAAGCGGGAGCCTCACGCGTCCATTAATGGACACGAGCATCAAGACTCCCCGGCCCTGCTGGCGGGTGGCGTAGATTACCATGGTGCCGTTGGGCGCAACAGTGGGCGACTCGTCCAGAGTGCTATCAGTGAGTATCTTTACACTGCCGCGCTGCAAATCCTGGGCCGCAACCTTGAAATTGGTGAAGCCTTCCTGGCGATGGATCATGACCAGGGTCTTTTCGTCAGCCGACAGCTTAGGGTTGGCGTTGTAGTTACCGATGAAGGTCACACGCTCCGCACCACCGCCACCGGCGCTGGTCTTGTAGATCTGTGGCTTGCCGCCACGGTCGGAGGTGAAGTAGATGGTCGAACCATCCTTGCCCCAGAACGGTTCGGTGTTGATGCCGGGACCGTTGGTGACACGGGTGATCTGACGCGAACCCAGGTTCATCACGTAAATGTCCGGGTTACCGTCCTTGGACAGCACGAACGCCAGGCGATTGCCATCCGGCGACCAGGCTGGCGCACCGTTCAGGCCTTCGAAGTTGGTGATCTGCTCACGGCGACCGGTATCGATGTTCTGCATGAAAATGCGCGGACGCTTCTGCTCGAACGAGACATAGGCGATGCGCTTGCCGTCCGGTGCGAAACGCGGCGACAGGATCGGCTCGCGCGATTGCAGGAGTGTCACGGCACGGGCACCGTCATAGTCCGAACGCTGCAACGTGTAGCGCGTGTTCTTCTCGGAGAAGCGCTCGGCGGTCACGTACAGCAGGCGTGTCGAGAACGCTCCCTTGATCCCGGTGAGTTTTTCAAACGACTGGTCGGCAATGTAGTGCGACATGTCGCGCAGTTGATCGACGCTGCCCGAGACGCTGCCGGTCAGCACTTGCTGCTCGGTGGCGACGTTGAACAGTGCGTATTGAACCTGCAGGCGACCGCCCGCCGGTGCAACGCTGCCGACCATGACGTACTGGGCACCCAGTGCCTTGAAGTCACGGAAGATAATTTCGCTGGCCTGGCTCGGCTGGCTGATCATGTTCTGCTTTGGAATCGGCGAGTAGTAACCCGAGTTGCGCAGGTCGTTACCGATGATTTCGGCCATGTCGTCCGGCAGCACGCTGCCGCCCTGGTTGCCGAATGGAACGACGGCGATCGGAGTAGCCCGATCGCTGCCGCTGGTAACCAGAATGTTTTTTTCATCTGCTGTCGCCATACCTGCCAGGCAGCAGATAACGACAAGCATTCCTCGAAGAAGGTTTCTCACAAGGCTAGATCCTCAGGTGTGAATGTCATCTTGAATGAACGATAGGGAGCGAAATCGCTCGGTTTCATTCCCTGCATTTCTGTCAAACGTCCAATATTCTTGACCGCGGCTACCGCCGAAGCATCAAACGGACCATCGCCACTGGACCTGGCGACACTGACCGTAGCCAATGTACCGTCCGGCAACATGCCGATTTGCAACACGACCGTCATGCCTTTGCGTGCCGAAGGTGGACGAGCCCAGCCTTCTGCTGCGCGAGCACGAATCAGATCATCGAAACTGCCGGCGACTTCGTCACCCAGCTCGTCCGCCAAGGCCTGCTGACGCTGTGGCGTGTCGGAAAGCAAATCTGCCAGGGCCTGGGCCTTTTTGTCTTCGGCGGATTTACGTGCCGCTTCCTGCGATTTCTTCTTCGCAGCATCGGCAGCAGCTTTCTTCTTCGCGTCTTCGGCGACTTTCTTCTTCGCCTCTTCAGCTTCAGACTTCTTCTTGGCGTCTTCGGCGGCTTTCTTCTTCGCGTCTTCGACGATCTTTTTCTTCGCTTCTTCAGCGGCCGCTTTCTTGGCCTCTTCTTCAGCTGCTTTCTTGGCTTCTTCTTCAGACTTCTTCTTGGCTATATCAGCCAATTGTTTCTCTTCGGCCTTTTTGGCTTCGGCGGTCTTCTTCGCTTCGTCAGCTTTCTTGGCTTCATCGGCTTTCTTGGCTTCATCAGCCTTTTTTGCCTCTTCCGCTTTCTTCGTCTCGTCGGCCTTCTTGGATTCTTCGGCTTTTTGAGCCGCGTCTTCCTTCTTTTGTTCCGCGGCCTTGATCGCTTCCTGTTCGATCTTTTTCTGTTCCATCTGTTCGACTTCGGTCTGGCGCGCGGCGGATTTCTTCGCCTCACCCGCAATCTTCTGATTGGTCTGGGTGGTCGCCTGACTTTTCGATTTCAGCTGGTACAGGGTCGCCTGGACAATCGGCTTGGCCGGCGGCAGTTCCGGTGTGAAGGCAAAACTGACGAACAGCATGCCAAAAACCAGCACGTGCAAGACCAGCGCCCAGACACTAGGCCAGAAATAGCTTTCCGAGGCGGACGGCTCTCGCATTTGCTGCATCAGGGTGCCTCGGTAATCAAGCCAACATTACCGACCCCGGCTTTCTGCAACCCGCCCATGGCGCCCATGACGGCACCGTAATCGACGGTCTTGTCGCCGCGGATGAACACCTGGGTGCGCTTGCCGTTACTGTTGCCGGCGCTGATGATCTTGGTCACCGCGCTGGTCATCTGCGGCAAGGTCATGGCCTTGTCCTGCTGCTTTTCGGTGTCGACTTCGCTGCCAAGGTTCCAGTAATAGGTCTTGTCAGCCTTGATCGAAATGGTCAGGACCTGGGTGTTGTTGTCCTGCGGCAAGGCTTCGCTGGAAACCTTGGGCAGATCAACTTTCACGCCCTGATTGAGCATCGGCGCGGTCACCATGAAGATGACCAGCAGTACCAGCATCACGTCGATGTAAGGCACCACGTTCATCTCGGCGACCGGCTTGCGCTTTTTGCGAGCTCGAGCGATTAAAGCCATTGGAAATTACCTGCTTATTCTTCGCTGGTGTGCACTTTGCGGTGCAGGATCGCCTGGAATTCATCGGCGAAGGTGTAGTAACGGCTCAGCAGGGTTTCGCTGCGGGCAGCAAAACGGTTGTAAGCGATAACGGCCGGGATCGCGGCGAACAGACCGATCGCGGTGGCGATCAGCGCTTCGGCGATGCCTGGGGCCACAGTGGCCAGGGTCGCTTGCTGGGCAGTGGCCAGGCCACGGAAGGAGTTCATGATGCCCCAGACCGTACCGAACAGACCGATGTAGGGGCTGACGGAACCGACGGTGGCGAGGAACGGCAAGCTCTGCTCGAGCTTCTCTTCCTCACGGGAAATGGCGACGCGCATGGCACGGGCCACGCCTTCCATGACCGCTTCCGGATCAACGCCAGGCTGCTGGCGCAGACGGGAGAATTCCTTGAAACCGGCACGGAAAATCTGCTCGACACCCGAATCCGGATCAGGGTTGCTGCCGGCCTGGCGGTAGAGTTTGGACAAATCGATGCCCGACCAGAAACGCTCCTCGAAGCTCTCCAGGGCACGCCGACCGGCGCGCAGCAAGTTGCTGCGCTGAAAGATCATGATCCATGAGGTCACCGATGCGGCTACCAGGATCAGCATTACCAGTTGCACCACGATACTGGCATTGCTGACCAGGCTCCACATGGAGGAATGGTCGACGACGTTAGCTTCCACGCTTTATCTCCTGCTTTGAGTGTGTACCCGCGCCGCTCACGTCGGCAAAGGCCGTACGTAGAGCTTCGGGAATGGCCCGGGGTTTTAAACTGTCAGTGCGCACACAGGCCACCAGAAACTGCCCTTCACAGAGCAGCACATCATCCGTAGCCCGCCTGACCTGCTGCTTGAAACGCAGACTGGCACGGTTCAATTCGATTACCTCGGCGCTTACCAGCAGCTCGTCGTCCAGTCGCGCCGGCGCGTGGTAACGCGCTTCGCTGGAATGCACGACAAACAACAGGTCCTCACCTGCCAGCGCCGACTGGGCAAAGCCCAGCTCCCGGAGCCGCTCGGTTCGAGCCCGTTCCATAAACTTGAGGTAATTGACGTAATACACGATGCCGCCCGCATCGGTGTCCTCGTAATAAACGCGACAACGAAATGCGAAAGGCCCAAGCCCGTTTTGCGCGCGCATACTCTAGTGCTTACTCCTCAGGTTGCCAATCCGGCCAGGCAACTGTTTTTCATTGTTCTGCGGCTTTCTCGCGAAAGTACGGTCCTAGGACAGCACAATGCCCGAAAATTCAACGCGCAAAAGTTAATTAATCGTCCACTGCATCGAGGAACTCGTCTACCACGGGCATCTCGCCCAATCGTGACGGAATGTTTAAACCGAAATGCAGATACGCATGCCGCGTCACCACCCGCCCCCGCGGTGTGCGCATGATGTAGCCCTGCTGGATCAGGTACGGCTCCAGCACGTCTTCGATGGTGTGACGCTCTTCGCTGATCGCGGCTGCCAGGCTATCGACCCCGACCGGGCCACCGTCGAACTTCTCGATCATGGTCAGCAACAGACGTCGGTCCTGGTGATCGAAGCCACGCTCATCGACATCCAGCAGGTTCAAGGCCAGGTCGGCGATCGGCTTGGTGATATGGCCCTTGGCGCGAACCTCGGCATAGTCCCGCACCCGGCGCAACAGGCGGTTGGCGATCCGCGGGGTGCCGCGGGCACGACGGGCGATTTCAAAGGCGCCTTCCGGGTCCAGCGGCAAGCCGAGAATGTTCGCCGAACGGCCGACAATCGTTGCCAGGTCGGCGGTGCTGTAGAACTCAAGGCGCTGGACGATGCCGAAACGGTCACGCAACGGATTGGTCAGCATGCCGGCCCTCGTGGTCGCGCCGACCAGGGTGAATGGCGGCAGGTCGAGCTTGATCGAGCGCGCAGCCGGCCCTTCGCCGATCATGATGTCGAGCTGGAAATCCTCCATCGCCGGGTACAGCACTTCTTCGACGATCGGCGAGAGTCGATGGATCTCGTCGATGAACAGCACATCATGCGGCTCAAGGTTGGTCAGGAGCGCAGCCAGGTCGCCCGGGCGCTCAAGGACCGGGCCCGACGTGCTTTTGATCGACACCCCCATTTCCTGGGCGATGATGTTGGCCAGGGTGGTCTTGCCCAGACCCGGCGGGCCGAAGATCAATGTGTGGTCCAGGGACTCGTTACGTCCACGGGCCGCCTGGATGAACAATTCCATTTGCTCGCGAACGGTCGGCTGGCCAATGTATTCGGCCAGGCTGACGGGACGAATGGCCCGGTCCTGGACTTCCTCGCGGTCACGGGGGGCACCCGTGGCGGCGATCAGACGGTCAGCTTCAATCACTTAAATCATTCCCTTCAGGGCGCGACGAATCATGTCTTCACTACTCAAACCTTTCTCCTTGATCGCGGAAATCGCCTTGCTGGCTTCCTGCGGCTTGTAGCCCAGGGAAATCAGCGCGCTGACCGCGTCATTTTCGGCGGTGGCGACCGGAGCCGCGTCCGGCCCGCCCGGCTGGTTTGGCACCAGGGCGAACATCGCCGGTACCGTTTCCCAGGCCTTGAAGCGGTCCTTGAGTTCCACCAGCAAACGCTCGGCAGTCTTCTTGCCCACGCCCGGCACCTTGGTCAGGGCCGAGGTGTCCTGGGACTGCACGCAACGCACCAGCTCATCGACTTCCAGACTCGACATCAAGGCCAGGGCCAGTTTCGGCCCTACACCATTGAGACGGATCAACTCGCGAAAAAAGTCTCGCTCACGCTTGCCGAAGAAGCCATAGAGTAACTGCGCGTCTTCGCGTACGACTAAATGGGTGTGCAAGGTCAGCGGTTCACCGACCGACGGCAAGCGATACAGCGTGGTCATGGGCACTTCCAGCTCATACCCCAGACCATTTACATCCAGAATCAGGTGCGGCGGCTGTTTCTCAGCCAGTGTGCCGCGCAAGCGTCCAATCACGTTTCAGATCCTTGAGCGTTGGCCAGATCAGTGCTGGCGACTGACGGAACAAGGGTTTTGCGCCGACGACCCAGGCGCAAAACCCCCGCTCCATAAAAAATGATTGTTGATGCTATCAGAGACGCAGGCGCCCGCCACGACTGCGTGCCGCGCCCAGGCCATGCGGCAACAGGCTGGAACGGGTGTGGGCATGGCAAATGGCAATGGCCAGGGCGTCCGAGGCATCGATTTGCGGCTTGCTGGTCAATTTCAACATGTGCATGACCATCATCTGCACCTGCTCTTTATTGGCCGCGCCGGTGCCGGTCACGGCCTGTTTGACCTGGGTGGCGGTGTATTCGGCGATTTCCAGGTTTTCTTCGGCACCGGCAACGATCGCTGCGCCGCGGGCCTGGCCGAGCTTCAACGCAGAGTCGGCGTTGCGCGCCATGAACACCTTTTCAATGCCCATGGTCACCGGCCCGTAGGTCTGGATGACCTCACGCACGCTGCGATAGACGATTTGCAGGCGTTCGTGCAACTCGCCGGAACCGGTGCGGATGCAGCCCGATGCCACGTATACGCAGCCACGGCCGGTATCACATACCACGCCATAACCGGTGATGCGCGAACCGGGGTCGATACCAAGAATTAAAGTCATAACGCCTGCGGGTTCAGAAAAAACACGGTATTCAATACACGAATAACAAATGTGGGAGCGGGCTTGCTCGCGAATACGGTTCCACATTCAGCAACAATGTTGCCTGAAAATCCGCATTCGCGAGCAAGCCCGCTCCCACATTGAATAATAGCTGCCCTTATCCGAGCTGTGCGGCCACTGACTCCGGGATGTCCGCGTTGGAATAAACGTTCTGCACATCATCCAGGTCTTCAAGCATGTCGATCAGCTTGAGCACCTTCTCGGCGCCTTCCAGGTCCAGTTCGGCACTGGTGGTCGGCAGCATCACGATTTCCGCGTCATCACCTTTGAAACCGGCGGCTTCCAGGGCGTTACGCACCGAGTAGAAACCGGCAAACGAAGTGAACACGTCGATGGACCCGTCTTCGTGGGTGACCACGTCATCGGCGTCGGCTTCCATGGCCGCTTCCATCAGCGCGTCTTCATCGACCCCTGGCGCGAACGAGATCTGGCCCTTGCGCTCGAACAGGTAAGCCACCGAACCGTCGGTACCGAGGTTGCCCCCGCATTTGCTGAACGCATGGCGCACAGCCGCGGCGGTACGGTTGCGGTTGTCGGTCATGCACTCGACCATCACCGCCACACCCCCTGGGCCGTAGCCTTCGTAGGTCAGTTCGACCATGTCGTCGGTATCGGCCGCACCGGCACCGCGGGCCACCGCACGGTCGATGATGTCCCGGCTCATATTCGCGCCAAGGGCCTTGTCCAGCGCCAGTCGCAAACGCGGGTTGGAACCCGGATCGCCGCCACCCTGACGGGCAGCGACCGTCAGCTCACGAATCCACTTGGTGAAAATCTTGCCCTTCTTGGCATCCTGACGTTCTTTGCGGTGCTTGATGTTCGCCCACTTGGAATGACCCGCCATATCTCGCTCCGAATTCTCTTTGAAACATTGCCCGCCACGCCATGACGCGCCAGCCGGCAAATAAAAATCTCGACCTGCCTATAAAGAAAGGGCGCATCCGAAGATGCGCCCGCAAGGTCAGCCTTACTCAGCTTTTGGCGTTTCGCGCAGACGAATGTGCAGTTCGCGCAATGCTTTGGCATCGACCAGACCCGGAGCCTGCGTCATGACGCAAGCCGCGCTCTGGGTTTTCGGGAAGGCGATCACTTCGCGGATCGACTGGGCGCCAGTCATCAGCATCACCAGACGGTCCAGACCGAAGGCCAGGCCACCGTGCGGCGGCGCGCCGTATTTCAGGGCGTCGAGCAGGAAGCCGAATTTCTCTTCCTGTTCCGCTTCGCTGATACCCAACAGACGGAACACCGACTGTTGCATTTCCTTGCGGTGGATACGGATCGAACCGCCACCCAGCTCGGTGCCGTTCAGCACCATGTCGTAGGCACGGGACAGCGCGGTTGCCGGGTTGGCTTCCAGCTCTTCCGGGCTGCACTTCGGCGCAGTGAACGGGTGGTGCAAGGCGGTGAAGCTGCCGTCGTCGTTCTCTTCGAACATCGGGAAGTCGACGACCCACATCGGTGCCCACTCGCACGTCAGCAGGTTCAGATCGTTACCGACCTTGATCCGCAGCGCGCCCAGGGCTTCGCTGACGATCTTGGCTTTGTCGGCGCCGAAGAACACGATGTCGCCGTCAACCGCGCCAACGCGATCAAGGATCGTGTTCAGGGCTGCTTCAGGGATATTCTTGACGATAGGCGATTGCAGCCCCTCGACACCCTTGGCGCGCTCGTTGACCTTGATGTACGCCAGGCCCTTGGCACCGTAGATGCCGACGAACTTGGTGTAGTCGTCGATCTTGCTGCGCGGCATGCTCGCCCCGCCTGGTACGCGCAGAGCGGCAACGCGGCTTTTCGGATCGTTGGCCGGGCCACTGAAGACCTTGAATTCAACGTCCTTGAGCTGGTCGGCAACGTCAACCAGTTCCAGCGGGTTACGCAGGTCCGGCTTGTCGGAACCGTAACGGCGCATGGCCTCGTCCCAGGTCATGTGCGGGAATTCGGCGAATTCCACGTCCAGCACTTCCTTGAACAGGTTGCGGATCATGCCTTCGGTAAGGCCGATGATGTCTTTTTCATCGAGGAAGCTG carries:
- the ruvB gene encoding Holliday junction branch migration DNA helicase RuvB; this encodes MIEADRLIAATGAPRDREEVQDRAIRPVSLAEYIGQPTVREQMELFIQAARGRNESLDHTLIFGPPGLGKTTLANIIAQEMGVSIKSTSGPVLERPGDLAALLTNLEPHDVLFIDEIHRLSPIVEEVLYPAMEDFQLDIMIGEGPAARSIKLDLPPFTLVGATTRAGMLTNPLRDRFGIVQRLEFYSTADLATIVGRSANILGLPLDPEGAFEIARRARGTPRIANRLLRRVRDYAEVRAKGHITKPIADLALNLLDVDERGFDHQDRRLLLTMIEKFDGGPVGVDSLAAAISEERHTIEDVLEPYLIQQGYIMRTPRGRVVTRHAYLHFGLNIPSRLGEMPVVDEFLDAVDD
- a CDS encoding YebC/PmpR family DNA-binding transcriptional regulator, translated to MAGHSKWANIKHRKERQDAKKGKIFTKWIRELTVAARQGGGDPGSNPRLRLALDKALGANMSRDIIDRAVARGAGAADTDDMVELTYEGYGPGGVAVMVECMTDNRNRTAAAVRHAFSKCGGNLGTDGSVAYLFERKGQISFAPGVDEDALMEAAMEADADDVVTHEDGSIDVFTSFAGFYSVRNALEAAGFKGDDAEIVMLPTTSAELDLEGAEKVLKLIDMLEDLDDVQNVYSNADIPESVAAQLG
- the aspS gene encoding aspartate--tRNA ligase, coding for MMRSHYCGQLNESLEGQEITLCGWVHRRRDHGGVIFLDIRDRDGLAQVVFDPDRAETFAAADRVRSEYVVKVTGKVRLRPAGAGNANMASGMIEVLGYELEVLNEAETPPFPLNEFSDVGEETRLRYRFIDLRRPEMLEKLRLRSRMTTSIRRYLDENGFLDVETPILTRATPEGARDYLVPSRTHAGSFFALPQSPQLFKQLLMVAGFDRYYQIAKCFRDEDLRADRQPEFTQIDIETSFLDEKDIIGLTEGMIRNLFKEVLDVEFAEFPHMTWDEAMRRYGSDKPDLRNPLELVDVADQLKDVEFKVFSGPANDPKSRVAALRVPGGASMPRSKIDDYTKFVGIYGAKGLAYIKVNERAKGVEGLQSPIVKNIPEAALNTILDRVGAVDGDIVFFGADKAKIVSEALGALRIKVGNDLNLLTCEWAPMWVVDFPMFEENDDGSFTALHHPFTAPKCSPEELEANPATALSRAYDMVLNGTELGGGSIRIHRKEMQQSVFRLLGISEAEQEEKFGFLLDALKYGAPPHGGLAFGLDRLVMLMTGAQSIREVIAFPKTQSAACVMTQAPGLVDAKALRELHIRLRETPKAE
- the tolA gene encoding cell envelope integrity protein TolA; the encoded protein is MQQMREPSASESYFWPSVWALVLHVLVFGMLFVSFAFTPELPPAKPIVQATLYQLKSKSQATTQTNQKIAGEAKKSAARQTEVEQMEQKKIEQEAIKAAEQKKEDAAQKAEESKKADETKKAEEAKKADEAKKADEAKKADEAKKTAEAKKAEEKQLADIAKKKSEEEAKKAAEEEAKKAAAEEAKKKIVEDAKKKAAEDAKKKSEAEEAKKKVAEDAKKKAAADAAKKKSQEAARKSAEDKKAQALADLLSDTPQRQQALADELGDEVAGSFDDLIRARAAEGWARPPSARKGMTVVLQIGMLPDGTLATVSVARSSGDGPFDASAVAAVKNIGRLTEMQGMKPSDFAPYRSFKMTFTPEDLAL
- the ruvA gene encoding Holliday junction branch migration protein RuvA, giving the protein MIGRLRGTLAEKQPPHLILDVNGLGYELEVPMTTLYRLPSVGEPLTLHTHLVVREDAQLLYGFFGKRERDFFRELIRLNGVGPKLALALMSSLEVDELVRCVQSQDTSALTKVPGVGKKTAERLLVELKDRFKAWETVPAMFALVPNQPGGPDAAPVATAENDAVSALISLGYKPQEASKAISAIKEKGLSSEDMIRRALKGMI
- the ybgF gene encoding tol-pal system protein YbgF is translated as MRTCRRAVTVLALSLAPLVVWAAVPVVEDNSGYNNSGSSYPPAGYGTNGAYAGGGVSAPVSAQGELFNQLQSMQEQISRQQGIIEVLQNDVARMKQESLERYQDLDRRIGSGVAPAATPDNSSTGGDLNAPGAAAGAGAGAAAQAPAAGSEPADPAKEKLYYDAAFDLIKAKDFDKASQAFAAFLRKYPNSQYAGNAQYWLGEVNLAKGDLQGAGQAFAKVSQLYPKHNKVPDSLYKLADVERRLGHPDKVKGILQQVVSQYPGTSAAQLAQRDLQRM
- the tolQ gene encoding protein TolQ, which produces MEANVVDHSSMWSLVSNASIVVQLVMLILVAASVTSWIMIFQRSNLLRAGRRALESFEERFWSGIDLSKLYRQAGSNPDPDSGVEQIFRAGFKEFSRLRQQPGVDPEAVMEGVARAMRVAISREEEKLEQSLPFLATVGSVSPYIGLFGTVWGIMNSFRGLATAQQATLATVAPGIAEALIATAIGLFAAIPAVIAYNRFAARSETLLSRYYTFADEFQAILHRKVHTSEE
- the ybgC gene encoding tol-pal system-associated acyl-CoA thioesterase, whose amino-acid sequence is MRAQNGLGPFAFRCRVYYEDTDAGGIVYYVNYLKFMERARTERLRELGFAQSALAGEDLLFVVHSSEARYHAPARLDDELLVSAEVIELNRASLRFKQQVRRATDDVLLCEGQFLVACVRTDSLKPRAIPEALRTAFADVSGAGTHSKQEIKRGS
- the pal gene encoding peptidoglycan-associated lipoprotein Pal; protein product: MEMLKFGKFAALALALSVAVGCSSKGGDNAGEGAVAVDPNAGYGANTGAVDGSLSEEAALRAITTFYFEYDSSDLKPEAMRALDVHAKDLKANGARVVLEGNTDERGTREYNMALGERRAKAVQRYLVLQGVSPAQLELVSYGEERPVATGNDEQSWAQNRRVELRK
- the ruvC gene encoding crossover junction endodeoxyribonuclease RuvC, with translation MTLILGIDPGSRITGYGVVCDTGRGCVYVASGCIRTGSGELHERLQIVYRSVREVIQTYGPVTMGIEKVFMARNADSALKLGQARGAAIVAGAEENLEIAEYTATQVKQAVTGTGAANKEQVQMMVMHMLKLTSKPQIDASDALAIAICHAHTRSSLLPHGLGAARSRGGRLRL
- the tolR gene encoding protein TolR, with translation MARARKKRKPVAEMNVVPYIDVMLVLLVIFMVTAPMLNQGVKVDLPKVSSEALPQDNNTQVLTISIKADKTYYWNLGSEVDTEKQQDKAMTLPQMTSAVTKIISAGNSNGKRTQVFIRGDKTVDYGAVMGAMGGLQKAGVGNVGLITEAP
- the tolB gene encoding Tol-Pal system beta propeller repeat protein TolB, encoding MLVVICCLAGMATADEKNILVTSGSDRATPIAVVPFGNQGGSVLPDDMAEIIGNDLRNSGYYSPIPKQNMISQPSQASEIIFRDFKALGAQYVMVGSVAPAGGRLQVQYALFNVATEQQVLTGSVSGSVDQLRDMSHYIADQSFEKLTGIKGAFSTRLLYVTAERFSEKNTRYTLQRSDYDGARAVTLLQSREPILSPRFAPDGKRIAYVSFEQKRPRIFMQNIDTGRREQITNFEGLNGAPAWSPDGNRLAFVLSKDGNPDIYVMNLGSRQITRVTNGPGINTEPFWGKDGSTIYFTSDRGGKPQIYKTSAGGGGAERVTFIGNYNANPKLSADEKTLVMIHRQEGFTNFKVAAQDLQRGSVKILTDSTLDESPTVAPNGTMVIYATRQQGRGVLMLVSINGRVRLPLPTAQGEVREPSWSPYLN